The genomic window ATGTGCCGCCCGCCCTGCCGCCCGTCGAGGCCTTCCCTGCGAGCGCCGGCCCGGGCGACCTCGAGGTGTACCGGACGATCTCTCTCATGGTGGCGCTGCTGCTCGGCACCTTGGGGCTCCCCCATGTGCTGGTGCGCTTCTACACCAACCCGGACGGGGTGGCAGCGCGGCGCACGACCGTCATCGTGCTCGTGATGCTCTCGGTCTTCTACCTGTTCCCCACGGCGTTCGGGCTGCTGGGGCGGGCGTTCGCCCCCGATCTCGCCGCCTCGGGCGACGCCGACGCGCTCATCCTGCTGCTGCCCGGCCGGCTCGTCGCCGGGCCGCTCGGAGACCTGCTCACGGCCCTCGTCATCGCCGGCGCGTTCGCGGCGTTCCTCTCGACGTCGTCGGGTCTCGTCGTCTCCCTCGCCGGCGTGATCAGTCAGGACCTTCTCGGCGGCAGCGTCCGGGGGTTCCGCATCGCTGCCGTGCTCTCGTCGTTCGTCCCGCTCGTGGTGGCCCTGGCCACGGAGTCGGCGGGGCTGGCCGGCAGCGTCGGACTCGTCTTCGCGTTCACCGCATCGACGCTGTGTCCCGTGCTCCTGCTCGGCATCTGGTGGCGCGGCCTCACGGCGCGCGGCGCGATCGCCGGCATGCTCACCGGCGCGGTGCTGTCGGGCGTCGCGATCCTCGGAGGCGGGATCATCTCGGCGTGGCTGCCCGCGCTGCGCCCGTTCCTCGAGCAGCCGGCGGCGTGGACCGTGCCGATCGCGGTGCTCGTGATCGTGCTCGTCTCACGCGGCGACCGCCGCGGGATCCCGCGTGGCACCGACCTGTTCCTCGCCCGGCTGCACACGCCGGAAGGGTCCCGGCGCGTCGGGCTCGACGGCTGACCGCCCTTCGACAAGCTCAGGGACCGGGAGCCGACAAGCAGCGCCGCCGCAGGCGTCACACGCCGCCGCCGCCTCCGCCGCCACCACCACCGCCGGCGGAGCCGCCGCCCGACGAACCGCCCGACGACGAGGACGCCGAGGCCGACGACGACAGCGTCGAGATGCCGGCCGAGAACGCCGCGGCGTTGAACCCCGTCGAGCCCGCGTACCAGCCGGGTGAGTTGCCTTCGCCGTAGAGCACGGCGATCTCGTCGGCCCACTTCTTCTCCTGGCCGAAGACGACCGCGTACGGGAGCAGCTTCTCGTACAGCTTCAGCTTCACCCGCGGATCGGAGATGTCGACCGGCACCCGCTCGGCCCCATGCGGAGACTGCAGCATGCGGATGCGGTCCGCCTCCGCCCATTCGATGAACTGCTTCAGCCCGTGCAGGTGGTCGCGCACCTCCGCGCCGGCGGCGGTGAGGGGCTTGCGCGAGACCATGCCGCCCACGACGACCACGACGAGGAACGCACCGACGATCAGCAGGATCGGCACCAGCGGTGAGACCCAGGCGACCATCGCCGCGATGCCCGACAGCAGCACCAGCCCCGCCGAGATGATCGCGATCGCCACCGGCCACGCCCTCGCACCCGCGGGGACGGCGCGACGGAGTCCGCGCGTCGAGAGCTCCGACGTCGCAGCCCTGAGCACCGACTGCGCCGTCGACGAGAACCGCGTGTCGGTGCGCCCGAACTCGAACTCCTCACCGGGCACGCCGTTCGGGAAGAGGCCGGGAAGCAGCATCCGTCCGTCTCCGTCTGCGAGCGACGGGTCGACGAGCACGGCCTTCAGCCGGGTGCCGCCGAACAGCTTCGCCGGGCCCTCTTCGATACGGATGCTGCCCACCACCGCCTGCTCGAGCACCTCAGCGGGGATCGCCTTCGTCGTGTGACCGAGAAGCACCGCGCTCTCGAGCGCGTCGATGCCGCGCGGCGGAGTGTACTCGGCGATGATCACGGGCCGGCCGGGTTCGTCCTGGAGGTGCCGCGCGCGCGTGCGGGCCGCGAGGACCACGGCGGTGCCGAGGCCCAGCAGCGCCACCAGCGCCTGCAGCCAGCCCCACGGCGAGGCGAGGTACGACGTGTCGAATTCGGTGAACGTCTCGGGCTCGAACCCGATGGCGATCGTCATCGTCTGGTACGGCTGCACGTCCGAGACGGATGCCGTGACCGCACCGTCGACCTCCGAGATGTCGCACCTGCGGGTGTCGTCCTGGTAGCCGACGTAACAGGCCTGCGCACCCGTGCGTGCGGCATCCAGCTCGTCCGGCATGGTCACACGGGCAGTGACGCGCCCGAACGGCTGCGGCCACGCCGTGCCGTTCACATCCCAGTAGAACTCGTCCGACCCGGTGTCGGCGAAGTGGCGGGTGGCGTTCTCGAGCGTGTAGGTGAAGACGTAGGTCTGACGGCCGTGGACGAAGTCGTCGGCACGCGAGGTCATCAGGAAGAGGCCGTCCTCGGTCTCGGTCTCGGCCTCGCGCGGCGCCCCGTTCTCGTCGGTGAGAGAGACCAGCTGGGGGTCGAGCGGCGCCCCCTGATAGCTGTCGGGGATGGCGCGGCGCATGCCGCGGTTCTGGTCGGACTCGGGGAAGATCGCCACGAACGTCTCCACGACCGTGAGGGTGCTCGTGCCGTCGTCTGCGCGGCCGAGCTGGTACTCGACATCGAGGCTCTCGAACGAGAAGTCCTCCACATCCGCACGGGCGGAAGGAGCAGCGACCGCTGCGAGCACCGCGCCCGCGAGGAGCGCGAGCAGCAGCCCCACGACGGCGAGACGACGCGCGCGCCACGACGCGATGGTGGAAGACGACATGCCGCCAGCCTAGGGTCCGCACCCTGCCCTACTCTTGACGGTATGACCGACCGCCGTCTCGCCATCGACGCCTGGGAGAGCCTCTTCCGGGCCCAGCACGAGGTGTTCGGCGACATCAACGGCGACTTCGACGACGAGAAGCTGAGCCAGGCCGAATACGACGTCCTCCTGACCGTCACGCGCTCCGACGACCTCACCGCGCGCCTGCGCGACGTGACCGCCAACATGCTCATCAGCCAGCCCAGCGTGTCGCGTCTCGTCGACCGCATGGTGGCACGTGGGCTGCTCACCAAGTGCGCGGATCCTGACGACGGGCGCGGGGCGCTCGTGCACGCGACGGATGCCGGGGCGTCCCTGTTCCGCCGCATCGCCAGTGCCCACGGCCGGGCGATCGCCGAACGGATGTCGCTGCTGTCGGACGCGGAGCTCGCCCAGCTGCGCGAGCTCACGGCCAAGCTCCGCAAGCCGCAGCCCGGCTGCTGACTCCCAGCTCGGTCGTTGGGCGAGCGCAGCGAGACGAAACGCCCCAGCCGGCGTCGCACGTCGGCTCACTGCGTTTCGTCTCGCTCGTTCCTCGCTCGCTCAACGACCGTGGGCGCCGTCGCGGCTCCTCAGGGGGTGCGCCGCCGGAGCGTGAGCGATGCGAGGACAAGCGCTCCCGCGGCGAACGCGACCACCACGAGGAGCGGCCCGAAGACATCCCATCCCTCGTCGCCCGCAGTCACCGCGTTGATCGTGTCGATGGCGTAGCTGAGGGGCAGCACCTTCGAGATCTGGTACAGCGCCTCGGGCATGTCTTCACGCGGCATGAAGAGGCCGCCGAGGATGATCTGCGGGAACACGATCAGCGGCATGAACTGCACGGCCTGGAACTCGGTCCGCGCGAAGGCGCTGGCGAGGAGTCCCAGCGCGCTGCCGAGGATCGCGTCGACGACCGCCACGAGGCCCAGCTGCCACAGCGGTCCGTCGACATCGAGCCCGCACACCCACACCGCGAAGGTGACGGTGATGACGGCCTGCAGCGTGGCCATCAGGGCGAACGCGAGACCGTAGCCGAGGATGAAGTCCGCCTTGGCGATCGGCGTCGTCATGAGCCGCTCGAGGGTGCCCGACCGCCGCTCGCGGAGCGTCGTGATGGAGGTGATGAGGAACATCACGATGAACGGGAAGAGCGCGAGGATCGGACCGCCGAACTGGTCGAACACGCCCTCCTGTTCGCTGAACAGCCACGCGAACAGCCCGACGAGGATGCTCGGCGCGACGAGCATCAGAGCGATCGAGCGCGGATCGTGGCTGAGCTGGCGGAGCACACGCCCGGCCGTCGCGAAGGTGAGCGTGCCGTTCACGAGCCGCTTCCTTCATCCGCGGACTGCCCCGGCGGCGGCTCCTGCGCCGGCGCGTGGGGATGCCGCGCCTGCTCCCGCGCCTCGCGACGCGTGAGTGGGTGCGGTTCGGGGTCGTCGACCTCCGCGCGCGAATCCTCAGCCCCATCCGGTCCCCGTGCCCCATCCGGTCCCCGAGCCCCATCCGGACCTCGAGCCCCATCCGGTCCCTGAGCCCCATCCGGTCCCTGAGCTTGTCGAAGGGCGTCGCGTTCGATGAGCGTGAGGAACGCGGCATCCGGATCGGTCGTCCCGGTGTCGGCCAGCAGTCCGTCCGGCGTCGTGTCGGCGATGATGCGTCCCGCTCTCATCAGGACGAGGCGGTCGCAGCGCAGCGCCTCGTCCATGACGTGGCTCGAGACGATGAGCGTCGCGCCGGCGTCCGCGAGAGCGCGGAACACCTCCCACAGCTCCGCGCGCAGCACCGGATCGAGCCCGACCGTCGGTTCGTCGAGCACGAGCAGCTCGGGGGCGCCGAGCATCGCGACGGCGAGCGAGACGCGGCTCTCCTGCCCGCCGCTGAGCGAATCGATGGTCTGATCCCGCTGCTCTTCGAGCCCCACCTGCTCGATGACCCGGTCGACGTCGCTGCGCGGCGCGCCGACGAGGCGCGCGAAGTACCGCAGGTTCTGCTCGATCGTGAGGTCGCCGTACACCGACGCCGCCTGGGTGTCGTACGCCACCCGCCGCCGCAGCGCGCTCGATCCGCCCGGCTCGCCGAGCACGGTCACGGTGCCGCCCGCGATCTTCTGCACGCCCACGATCGAGCGCATCAGCGTCGTCTTGCCGCATCCGGACGGCCCCATCAGCCCGGTGATCTGCCCGCGCGGGATGTCGAGGTCGAGCGCCGTGAAGACCTCGGTCTTCCCACGTCGCACATGCAGATCACGCACGCTGACGGCATCCATGGGCTCAGGTTAGACCCGCGTCACCAGCGGTTGTGGACCTCCTCTGCCCAGCCCAGGATGCCGTCGAACCTCACGACGTCGCCGCCGGGCACCGCGAACGTGCCCGCCCAATGGCCGAAGCACTGGTCGGTTCGTGAGGCGACGACGCCGAGATTCGTGCGGGTCACCTTGTCGTAGAAGGGCGTGAAGGATGCCGTGAGCCCACCGCCGGTGACGCGCCACGGCCTGCGCCACTCGGCGATGTCGTAGTCCCACTCGAGCTCATCGTGGATCTTGTGCAGCCGTCCGTCCACCAGCACGGCGTTCTCGGTGGAGCCCGTGCCCTGGGTCCAGCGGCCGCCCACCTGGATGCCGATCGTGCGCCCGCCCGACGTCCCGGAACCCGCACCCCAGTTCCAGCGGACGTCGTACGGCCAGCGACCACGACCGTGGTCGAGCACCGCCCACGACTCCCCCGCCGGCACGTCGTGCGTGACGCCGTCCACGGTGACCGATCCGGAGGCGGGACGGGCGACGTCCTTGACGGTGTACTGGAAGCGCGTCGCGCTCCACGGCACCACGACGGCCAGCCGCTCATGGCCGGCCGGCAGCGCGGCGAACACGTCGAACGAGGCATGCGGAATCCGGGCTCGCAGCCGTGTGCCGCCCTCCTCCGGAAGGACCTCGATCTCGAGGTCCTTCGCGCGAGCGCGGGCCGGCCCGCTCTCGACGGCGGCCGCAAGCTCGAAATCCCGCGCCGGGATGACGGTCGCGCCCTTGCCCCACGTGCGCTCGGTCGCACGGTCGAACACCCACACCTCGTGCACGGCGGCGTAGTCGATCGACGACACCGTGAGCGCGAGGATGTGCGTCGGCGTGGTGACGTTCCAGTACTCCCACCGCTTGTTGCGCCCGCGTCCGCGCCCGATGCCCGCCGTGTCGACCACAGGCCGGCGCGCCCAGCCGATCGCCTCCGGGTTGACGCGGCCGTTCGGCAGGGTCAGCGACACGGGGACGGTCAACTCGCGCTCGGTCATGCCGGGTCCTCTCAGGGTCGTTCGATCCTAGGCGGACGTAGTCTGGGCGCCATGCACACGCGCACCCTGGCGAGGCTGCAGGTCGTCGCCGGCCCCATGTTCGCGGGCAAGTCCGAGGAGCTGCTGCGGCGCGTCCGCCGCGCACGCATCGCCGGGCTGGCGGTCGACGTCGTCAGCCACGCGCTCGACGATCGCCGCGGCGAGGGACAGGTCAGCTCCCACTCCGGCCTCAGCGTGCCGTCGCGGTCGGTCCCCGACGTCGAGACGCTGGTCGCCTCGGTGCGGGGTCGCGATCTCGATCTCGTCGCCATCGACGAGGCGCAGTTCTTCGGTCCGGGCCTCGTCGCCGCCGTAGACGCGCTGGTGACTGAGGGAGTGGACGTCGTGGTCTCGGGCCTCTGCGTCACCTTCGACGGTCGACCCTTCGAGCCGCTGCCGGCCCTCATGGCGATCGCCGAGGACGTGCTCAAGCTCACTGCGGTGTGCGCGGTGTGCGGAGAGGATGCCGCGTTCCACCAGCGACTCTCGTCGGGCGATACCGGCGACCCGCTCACTCCGACGACCGAGCAGATCGGTGGCATCGAGTCGTATCAGGCGCGCTGCCGCCGCCACTTCACGGGCGCCGCGCAGTCCTGATCGCGCAGAACGACGGATGCCTCGTCCCGGCCGGGACGAGGCATCCGTCGTTCTCTGCGGAACTGCTTGCTGCGCAGCCGTGCGCGACTACTGCTCGATCGGCTGCGGAGCGTCGTTGGACTCGTGCGCCTGGATCGTCGGCGTACCGCCCTCGGACATCACCTCGATCTTGCGCGGCTTGGCCTTCTCGCTCACCGGGATCGTCACGCTGAGCACACCGTTGTTGTAGTTGGCCGAGATGCGCTCGGTGTCGATGCCCTGGCCGAGGTTGAGCTGACGCAGGAAGCTCGCGGCCTCGCGCTCGCGGGTGATCCACTTGACGTCGTCGCCGCTGTGCAGCGTGCGCTCGGCGCGGATCGTCAGCAGCTGGCCGTC from Microbacterium sp. ProA8 includes these protein-coding regions:
- a CDS encoding Hsp20/alpha crystallin family protein, with protein sequence MATYDPFRDLDRLASSLFDQRRGPRRMPMDLYRDGDHYVLTADLPGIDPGSVDIDVDGQLLTIRAERTLHSGDDVKWITREREAASFLRQLNLGQGIDTERISANYNNGVLSVTIPVSEKAKPRKIEVMSEGGTPTIQAHESNDAPQPIEQ
- a CDS encoding DUF2207 domain-containing protein, with protein sequence MSSSTIASWRARRLAVVGLLLALLAGAVLAAVAAPSARADVEDFSFESLDVEYQLGRADDGTSTLTVVETFVAIFPESDQNRGMRRAIPDSYQGAPLDPQLVSLTDENGAPREAETETEDGLFLMTSRADDFVHGRQTYVFTYTLENATRHFADTGSDEFYWDVNGTAWPQPFGRVTARVTMPDELDAARTGAQACYVGYQDDTRRCDISEVDGAVTASVSDVQPYQTMTIAIGFEPETFTEFDTSYLASPWGWLQALVALLGLGTAVVLAARTRARHLQDEPGRPVIIAEYTPPRGIDALESAVLLGHTTKAIPAEVLEQAVVGSIRIEEGPAKLFGGTRLKAVLVDPSLADGDGRMLLPGLFPNGVPGEEFEFGRTDTRFSSTAQSVLRAATSELSTRGLRRAVPAGARAWPVAIAIISAGLVLLSGIAAMVAWVSPLVPILLIVGAFLVVVVVGGMVSRKPLTAAGAEVRDHLHGLKQFIEWAEADRIRMLQSPHGAERVPVDISDPRVKLKLYEKLLPYAVVFGQEKKWADEIAVLYGEGNSPGWYAGSTGFNAAAFSAGISTLSSSASASSSSGGSSGGGSAGGGGGGGGGGGV
- a CDS encoding cation acetate symporter; its protein translation is MNPAIGYTAIAAVAIVSALIGFYGLRVSRTTSDFYVASRTVRPWWNASAIGGEYLSAASFLGIAGLILLTGSAALWFPIGYTAGYLMLLLFVAAPLRRSGAYTIPDFTEARLDSLWARRVTSTLVIVIGWFYIVPQLQGAALTVRITTGLPAWVGSLAVAVIVAVVVAAGGMRSITFVQAFQFWLKLTALAIPVIAILLLVGDVPPALPPVEAFPASAGPGDLEVYRTISLMVALLLGTLGLPHVLVRFYTNPDGVAARRTTVIVLVMLSVFYLFPTAFGLLGRAFAPDLAASGDADALILLLPGRLVAGPLGDLLTALVIAGAFAAFLSTSSGLVVSLAGVISQDLLGGSVRGFRIAAVLSSFVPLVVALATESAGLAGSVGLVFAFTASTLCPVLLLGIWWRGLTARGAIAGMLTGAVLSGVAILGGGIISAWLPALRPFLEQPAAWTVPIAVLVIVLVSRGDRRGIPRGTDLFLARLHTPEGSRRVGLDG
- a CDS encoding ATP-binding cassette domain-containing protein; this translates as MDAVSVRDLHVRRGKTEVFTALDLDIPRGQITGLMGPSGCGKTTLMRSIVGVQKIAGGTVTVLGEPGGSSALRRRVAYDTQAASVYGDLTIEQNLRYFARLVGAPRSDVDRVIEQVGLEEQRDQTIDSLSGGQESRVSLAVAMLGAPELLVLDEPTVGLDPVLRAELWEVFRALADAGATLIVSSHVMDEALRCDRLVLMRAGRIIADTTPDGLLADTGTTDPDAAFLTLIERDALRQAQGPDGAQGPDGARGPDGARGPDGARGPDGAEDSRAEVDDPEPHPLTRREAREQARHPHAPAQEPPPGQSADEGSGS
- a CDS encoding ABC transporter permease, with the translated sequence MNGTLTFATAGRVLRQLSHDPRSIALMLVAPSILVGLFAWLFSEQEGVFDQFGGPILALFPFIVMFLITSITTLRERRSGTLERLMTTPIAKADFILGYGLAFALMATLQAVITVTFAVWVCGLDVDGPLWQLGLVAVVDAILGSALGLLASAFARTEFQAVQFMPLIVFPQIILGGLFMPREDMPEALYQISKVLPLSYAIDTINAVTAGDEGWDVFGPLLVVVAFAAGALVLASLTLRRRTP
- a CDS encoding DUF2804 domain-containing protein, with translation MTERELTVPVSLTLPNGRVNPEAIGWARRPVVDTAGIGRGRGRNKRWEYWNVTTPTHILALTVSSIDYAAVHEVWVFDRATERTWGKGATVIPARDFELAAAVESGPARARAKDLEIEVLPEEGGTRLRARIPHASFDVFAALPAGHERLAVVVPWSATRFQYTVKDVARPASGSVTVDGVTHDVPAGESWAVLDHGRGRWPYDVRWNWGAGSGTSGGRTIGIQVGGRWTQGTGSTENAVLVDGRLHKIHDELEWDYDIAEWRRPWRVTGGGLTASFTPFYDKVTRTNLGVVASRTDQCFGHWAGTFAVPGGDVVRFDGILGWAEEVHNRW
- a CDS encoding thymidine kinase; translation: MHTRTLARLQVVAGPMFAGKSEELLRRVRRARIAGLAVDVVSHALDDRRGEGQVSSHSGLSVPSRSVPDVETLVASVRGRDLDLVAIDEAQFFGPGLVAAVDALVTEGVDVVVSGLCVTFDGRPFEPLPALMAIAEDVLKLTAVCAVCGEDAAFHQRLSSGDTGDPLTPTTEQIGGIESYQARCRRHFTGAAQS
- a CDS encoding MarR family transcriptional regulator yields the protein MTDRRLAIDAWESLFRAQHEVFGDINGDFDDEKLSQAEYDVLLTVTRSDDLTARLRDVTANMLISQPSVSRLVDRMVARGLLTKCADPDDGRGALVHATDAGASLFRRIASAHGRAIAERMSLLSDAELAQLRELTAKLRKPQPGC